The following proteins are co-located in the Paenibacillus sp. JNUCC32 genome:
- the ylqF gene encoding ribosome biogenesis GTPase YlqF: MTIQWFPGHMTKARRQIQEKLKLIDAVIELIDARLPLSSRNPMIDEILQGKPRLVIMNKADLADPEVTRQWQAYFKENGLTAFPVDASTGTGVKDIPNQIKLLLKEKIDKQIAKGMNPRAMRVLIVGIPNVGKSTLINRLAGRNIAETGDRPGVTKGQQWIKVAGGEMELLDTPGILWPKFEDQNVGYRLAVTGAIKEEILNVEDIAFFAIKYFANYYWETMSERFDLKERPTDLDNPDEIVAVMEAIGRKRGCIVSGGRVDLEKASSLFLRELRAGKLGRYSMESPY; encoded by the coding sequence TTGACAATACAATGGTTTCCTGGACATATGACCAAAGCGCGCCGTCAAATTCAGGAGAAGCTGAAGCTGATCGATGCCGTTATAGAACTGATCGATGCGAGGCTTCCGCTCTCAAGCCGAAATCCGATGATCGACGAGATTTTGCAGGGCAAGCCGCGGCTCGTTATTATGAATAAAGCCGATTTGGCCGATCCTGAGGTTACAAGACAATGGCAGGCCTATTTTAAAGAAAACGGACTGACGGCTTTTCCCGTCGATGCATCCACGGGGACAGGCGTTAAGGATATTCCGAACCAGATTAAGCTGCTGCTGAAAGAGAAGATCGACAAACAAATCGCCAAGGGCATGAACCCGCGAGCGATGCGGGTGTTGATTGTAGGCATACCGAATGTTGGCAAATCCACGCTGATTAACCGGCTTGCCGGTCGTAACATCGCGGAGACGGGAGACCGTCCGGGCGTCACGAAAGGACAGCAGTGGATCAAGGTTGCCGGGGGGGAGATGGAATTGCTGGATACCCCCGGTATTCTGTGGCCGAAGTTCGAGGATCAGAATGTAGGATACCGCTTAGCGGTAACCGGTGCCATCAAAGAGGAAATATTGAACGTAGAGGATATTGCCTTTTTTGCGATCAAATATTTCGCCAACTATTACTGGGAAACGATGAGCGAGCGCTTTGACCTGAAGGAGCGCCCGACGGATCTGGACAACCCGGATGAAATCGTCGCGGTCATGGAGGCGATCGGAAGAAAACGCGGCTGTATCGTAAGCGGCGGAAGAGTCGATCTGGAAAAAGCCTCAAGCCTATTCCTGCGTGAGCTTCGCGCAGGGAAGCTTGGGCGGTATTCCATGGAATCGCCTTATTGA